Within the Arachis duranensis cultivar V14167 chromosome 10, aradu.V14167.gnm2.J7QH, whole genome shotgun sequence genome, the region ACCTCATGCTTCTTACACAGTTCCGAAGCTCTTCCAGCTTCCAGTAGTAAAAGGGTCAAATGAATGGCATAGTTACAGCGGCCTTGTGGCAaccacaaaataagaaaaataagttAGGTCCATAtcttaaaacttttttattttgttttaaataaattactatataattttaagtttttaaccatctttttattaaatttttcactgaaataaaataaaaaatataattattttttaaaatttaattttttaactttaattttttaaatacgattttttttatttaaaacaaattcGTCGGTAAGGCGAACtctataaaagatataaaatttgtcGGGAGTATGGCAAACTCGCTCTaacttcaaataaaaaaattgtatttaaaaattaaaataaaaaaataattattttttattttattttagagaaaaattatctctttatttgatatttatataaataaaaatatcatatatttatataattttaatgaaattcaactaagtattttaaattcataCGTGCACATTTTAGTTCAAATTCACGTACGtagattcttctttttttgtgtcttctttttttttttctttttcgttatcATTCTCTTTCGTTATCGTTATCAGCAACAACACTAATATTTTTTGCTAACATCTTTATTGGTTCTTATTTTCTCTAGTGccattattatataatttcggttcatttcttagtttatttgagGTTCATTTGAATTCAGAAATAAATTCAAcatatttttgttgatgattgaatttttttaatgttttgttcaaatctaaactaattttggttcatttgtaaattaattgaggttcacttgatgctgcTATTAACtattaaccaaattttttattccttaagaaatttcaattcatttcttagtttaatttaggTTCACTTGGTttcattttatttgaatttgctAAACTTATTCATACGTagttgtttagttagtttttgttcaaatataaactaatttcggtttatttataaattaattgagcttcacttgatgttgttgttaagtattgatcaaattttttgttctttaagaaatttcgattcatttcttagtttaatttaagTTAATTTGGTTTCGTTTCACTTGAATTTGCTGAACTTGTTCATGTGTAGTTGtttagttaatttttgtttaaatctaaactaatttcagttcatttgtgaattaactaaggttcacttgatgctgctgttaaatattgaccaaattttttattccttaagaaatttcaattcatttcttagtttaatttaggTTCATTTGGTTTCgtttcatttgaatttgttgaacTTGTTCATAtgttgtttagttagtttttgttcaaatctaaactaatttcggtttatttataaattaattgaggttcacttgatgtTGTTGTTAAGTATTGAccatattttttgttctttaagaaatttcgattcatttcttagtttaatttaagTTCATTTGGTTTTGTTTCGCTTGAATTTGCTGAACTTGTTCATGTGTagttgtttagttagtttttgttaaatctaaactaattttggttcatttgtgaattaactgaggttcacttgatgctactattaaatattgaccaaattttttattccttaagaaattttagttcatttcttagtttaatttaggttcatttggttttgttttatttgaatttctCCTCCTTATCTTTCGCTTctttacttcttctttttcatctttttttaattttattttcttaaaattctTTTTGATTTACTCTCTCGAGAGgaataaaaccaaaaaaagaaacgcgaaaaagaaagaggaggaacacgaaaaagaaggaatagaaattcaaagaaagaagaggagaaacgcAAAGAATAAGGAGGATGAGGAAAGAAATGCGAAAAGATTTATGTAATTGAAGTGTGTATTCAGACTCCACTAataaaactgatttttgttaaatttatactaatttaattagatttatttatcaaaaagaCTTGAACATGTAAAAGGAGTCCAAAAAATGATAGACAAGCTcatctatttttgtttaaatcGCAAGTTATACAAACTAAGTTTaattaatcaacttttaaatgAGTTGTGATTTTATACTCTActcatttttgttttaatcgcaagttatattttttttggttaagaGATTGGATAACTCTCAATCTTAAGTACAACACATATCTATACACTCTTCGTATGTTTACCAATTTTTTCTCTTCGATTATAGGTAGTAGAAGTTGAGCCCGAAACTTTTGAGATGAAGAGGGGATGGAATGTGTGTGAGCTACGGCTCATTCAATCGGTTTGTGTAAAAGGTATGCTTACTATCGAAAGGCCAGTTTCTGGgcttggaaaaaatattattgggcTGGACATAACGGCCGAATACTCTGACTTCCTCTTTTCTGTTCATCAATTAAAAGCAAAACAATGTTcttgacaaaaaataattaaataaaaacacaatGTTTTAGTTGAGCGTAAGCTGCAGTAAGAGGGCTGAAAATATTCGTGGCCGAGAAAAGAATGGCGGACGAAACATCGTCGGAGGTGGAAGCATCATCGGCCGGAAGGGATGGGGAGGAAGGGGATCCTTCAGCGACGGTGCTGGATCTCACGAGCTGCCAGATGCACGACCTCGACTCGGTCGAGTTACCCCCTAACCTGACCGAGTTGGACCTCACAGCGAATCGTTTGTCGTCGTTGGACCCTCGCATTGGGAACCTCTCTCATCTCAAGAAGCTCTCTTTTCGTCAGAATCTCATCACAGACGACGCCGTTTTGCCCCTTTCTTCCTGGAACGCTCTCTCCGATCTCCAggtactctctctctctctctctctctctccatttaGGGTGAAATTGGGCGTCAACTTAACCTAATTGAGTTTGGCGTGTAAATTTACGTGGAATTGGAATAATCGGGTGTGGTGCAATACGTAGGAGCTTGTGCTGCGGGATAATCAATTGAGGAAGATTCCTGATATGAAGATATTTAAGAGCCTTTTGGTTTTCGATGTTTCCTTCAACGAAATCAACTCTCTTCATGGCTTGTCCGCTGTCTCCAACACCCTCAAGGAGCTCTATGTCTCGAAGAATGAAGTTCCTAAGATTGAAGAGATTGATCACTTCCTTGACTTGCAGATTCTTGAACTCGGTTCCAACAAGTTGCGGGTTAGTTAGTTACTTAGTTGGTTCGTGGCATGTACTTGAACTGTGCtgtgattgattgattgattttgatttcGATTTTTGGTTCAGGTGATGGAGAATCTGCAGAACTTGACGAATTTGCAGGAGCTGTGGCTTGGCCGGAATCGGATTAAAGTTGTAAACCTATGTGGTCTCAAATCCATCAAGAAGCTTAGTTTGCAAAGCAATCGCCTCACTTCGATGGCAGGATTCGAGGTATTGCATCAagcaaaattttttagtttagcGAAGAGTCATTACTCAAACTGAAACTTGTTTATGACACGTTTTCTTTTCCTCATTGTTTTAATTTGAAGTTAATATCTTTGGATCGTGTTTTGGATTTAGGGTTGCGTAACGTTAGAAGAACTATACCTGAGCCATAATGGTATCACAAAAATGGAAGGCTTGTCTTCTCTGGTCAACCTTCGGGTTTTAGATGTATCATCAAATAAGCTAACCTCTGTGGATGACATTCAGAACCTCACAAAGTATGTATATACCTTCATTTTTTACACAATATAATCCTTGGTAGTTGCTAGCCTtatgttcttaattttattgcTCCTTTTAATCTACTATACAGATTAGAAGATTTGTGGCTGAATGACAATCAAATAGATTCGCTTGAAGGGATTGCTGGGGCTGTTGCTGGTTCAAAAGAAAAGCTTACCACTCTCTACCTAGAAAATAACCCATGTGTATGGTTTAGTATTTCAGCCTTACAAGTTTTGGTGGAAATTGGGTCTGCCTTTTTTTTTCTGTCACAGTTGTCTTATCTATACTTTCAACAACTtcgaattattttttaaaatttatatttttagaatttttatatagttatatttactcgtatataaatataaattccTGCAATAAATGAATAACTGTCATTGCTCCTCTCGTTTAAGAATTATGTTTTTctcttaaatttatattaattacataTATTGTGTTATAGCATATCATGTCGCTAGAACTGAAAGTGAGTCAAGCTAGCTCGAACTCGACTCGTTAACAGCTCAAGAAGCTGAGCTTGTGGGCCGAGCTTGAGCTTGAATTTGAGCTCATATATTAAATGAGCCGAATTTGAGCTTGGGTAAGCTCAACTCACTGGCTCGATTATATATGCATATAAAGTTATAACTATATATtacttgttataattatttatattagtacatatattatgtattttatacttttaatttataattataatatataatttcaaacaTACAACTATAACATTCACGTTTGTTAAATATATGAAGGTGTATTGTTTTTAATGTTTGTCATATCTGAATTGtaatatctttatttattttattgtaggtCGAATGGATAACAGgtctaattaaattatttatgataaaagaaagcaacatatttatatattaatgttTTGCTAACAAATTTGTTAGTCATCTTTTATATATGATTTTGATAGAGCAcataaattataattgatagatataccatatatataattgatagaTTATGAATGAGTCGAGTCGTGAGCCAagcttaatttttattagtcGAGCTTGGCTTGGTCTGACGTGACTCAGCTCGGATCACTTCTAGCCCTACATGTCGGATAGTTTCTGAACATTGTCATATATTCGTATGTCTATGGCATATCCATATCACTTGTCAGTGTCCATGTTTCATAGGTTGCTCTTCTATGTGAATATGGTTTTTCCTTTCCCAATACAATGTATCATCTCTTTACTTTTTCCACACGCACATACTCACATCCCCAGCTCAATTGTAGATTCTGAGTAATGCTTTCCTTATTATCACTATTTATCCTTTTTTCCCCTTCGCAGTTAAATGAACTATATAACTATTTATGTAAGAACTAATCCTTCCGTTGTCATGCAGGCTAAGACACCCAACTATACTGCCATCCTGAGGGAGATCTTCCCCAACATCCAACAAATTGATTCTGAAATATTCTCTTAGAAGTTTTTTGGCTTTAAGCTTTTTCGGAAATTGGTAGCCTTTAAACTTTGTCGCTTCACATTCATTTGTAAGTTATATATATTCAATGAATGGTTAATAGCTGCATTTTAGATTGCAGATTTTGTTGATATCTTTGATGCCTTTCTGTCATGCATGCAGATCCTGGTTTGAAAGATTGATGATTTGGCTGTGTCCACCTGAAGAGCATATGCGTAACAGTCATTGGACAAGTTTATGTGGGATTACTATTGTTTACTACTTACGAGTAAAATGAACATGCTTGTTATATGTTTCTTGTTTTGCGGAACACTCTTGTTTTATCATGTTTATGTAGCAGACAATTTTTTGAGTAACGTTTTCTTTTGCTGTGTTAATGTTATATCGAGCTACCTCACCTTATAAACAGGAGGATGTAATTTAATGATCGTCTTTCAGATTCATTGAAAATTATCCATAGCAAGTAAATATTTGTCTTCTGTAGTATCCATTCAGCATACTAGTATTATATCATATATGCAGACAATTATTACATGTTTAATTTATGCTAGTTAGATTTTGGTTGGCAAATTCTAATTCTTTTAAGGAACTTGGAAGTGTCATCGGCAAAACTCGTAATAACTTGAATGGTTCTACTGATTCCATTGACGAGATGTTCAACAGGTTGAGGGAAATGCTTGAAGCTGAGACTTGCCGAACCATTGAACGAGAAACTTTTTAAGTCTTCCTCTATCATAGCAGAAACATTAACGAAACTAACAATGGCCCTTTGGCTCTTTCTTGTACTGATGATTATATAATCTCCAAGTACTGATCTTGTTCTTCAAGAAAAGGTTCAATCCTAGTTACTGAAACTTTATGTCATCCTTCTCCATTAGTTCAAAACTCTGTTAAATGGGTCACCGTCCACCTCTCCAAAATCTTCAATTCCATACTGAGGCACTTGTAAGGTCATTTTCCTTAGTATTGCAGATCATATCATCATATCAAAAGAAAATCTTGTCATCATGTGCTTTGAATAACTTTATTTTGGTTCTGAATTGATGCTATGCAGTAAATATATACCATAGCcagatttgatattttttattaacattcTTTATTCGAGCTCATAAgattaatcatttttaatataaaatctctgtaatgacatttattttttataatgaaattTTGTTGCGGTTGGTTAATTGTTAGtttgatatatttgttagttGATTGCTCTTATGTTAAAGAACTTGATATTGAATTAATATATCTGTTTGAATTTATTCTGCTTTTGACTAATTTGTTAGAATGTAAACTTCTGATTTTGTCTTTAAATTTGTTAGATAGTTAGATGACTCTAAGTTCGTTGTTGAATTTGTCAGTAAATAGGTGGTTTTGTTGGGTGGAAAATTTTCAAGTATGAGGTGTGTGTTTTGATTGGTGTTTGTTAAATTGTAGTTTGAATGAAAGTGATTTTATAGAATTGATTGAGCTTGTTTGGAAACTATTTAacatgagaaaaaaattatatttcctttaagaaaaaaatttatttttatttgaaattcaattCCATGATTTAAAATGTGTATGAtatattaatacattaatagaatagaatttaattttgaagaatatGAGTAGATTTGGAAATCAGACCCTTTTTTATCTGatttataaatgaaaaaaaataagaattgaaATTCTTAAAAGAATTTGAATCATTCATTTTTAGTTAtttcaaaataagaaaaagaatttaattattgagtgaattttaattCCTAGCATTCCAAACAAGTTCTTTGGGTAGAAGTGAGTTTATGCTAACATAATTTATGTTTAGCAATTCtataccaaaattaattttgataaaatgaatgttgtttgaataatattagttaaaattatttttagataaataattactaaaaaacatgatattaaattataatgcTATCTTTTGggtaatttatataaataaaccGATCTCCATCTAATATTACGCAAATCACCCGATGCGAATAACATTATGTGAATCACCCCGAGtttatttctatataaatcgaaaCAGGGGTATTCGATTTATTCAATTTTGCATGATCTCCTAGTACATCTAACAAAGGTGTTTCGATTTATATGTGAATGGAATGAATCCTAGTAAATCTATGTAGGCTGTTTCGATTTATGCAGACTGAAAGGCCAATGTAATTCGAAACATTATGTTTCGATTTATACTACTACATAAATCAAATCGGCTTGATTAGATTTATTGTGAGGCCATCTTATATATATGTGATATGAATGTTCAATTTTCTGGTGGAGAGAAACAACACAATGGCAAGTGAGGATAGTTTTCTAGTACTAGTACACTATAGAGGGtcaattaagaaaaaaacacGTTCTGGAATTAAGTTTACTGATAAGGATCGTTTTAGTGTTTTCTTGAAACCTTCAACGACTTTCGCTGAGTTCCTGAATTCTATATTACAAAAACTCGGGTTGCAAGGAGTGAAACAGGTTGAGAAATTATTCTATAAAATTCCGATCTCAGTTTTGTAGGATGACGTGAAGTACGATTCGTTCGTCATAGGTAGTGACAAAGATTTGGAAGTTTTATTCCATTGTCGCAAGCAGTTTCCTGAGGTGAAGACCCCTGAGCTGTTGGCCAAGCTTGTAGACCTGGTCTCCAGCTCAGGCGGTCCGAACCGGAATCCCCAAGCTCCATCGACGGCAGCTTGTTCTAGTTTAAGGCCTAGCGGTGCCTCCTCATCCATGCCCGTGATTGTGCCTGAGGCGGTGTACGTTGCCTCTTCGTCCTTTGCAGTTGATCTATGTCACAGTGGTGATGGAGGTGTGGGTGTTACTGATACGGCACCGGTTCCATTATAGGGTAGAGCACTGGATGGTACAGACGATATTCTgctggatgatgatgaggacgAGGATGTGGAGCCAGACATCATTACCAATGATAGTGGTGATGACATAGCAGGGAGTAATCTAGTTG harbors:
- the LOC107469662 gene encoding protein phosphatase 1 regulatory inhibitor subunit PPP1R7 homolog: MADETSSEVEASSAGRDGEEGDPSATVLDLTSCQMHDLDSVELPPNLTELDLTANRLSSLDPRIGNLSHLKKLSFRQNLITDDAVLPLSSWNALSDLQELVLRDNQLRKIPDMKIFKSLLVFDVSFNEINSLHGLSAVSNTLKELYVSKNEVPKIEEIDHFLDLQILELGSNKLRVMENLQNLTNLQELWLGRNRIKVVNLCGLKSIKKLSLQSNRLTSMAGFEGCVTLEELYLSHNGITKMEGLSSLVNLRVLDVSSNKLTSVDDIQNLTKLEDLWLNDNQIDSLEGIAGAVAGSKEKLTTLYLENNPCAKTPNYTAILREIFPNIQQIDSEIFS